The proteins below come from a single Alnus glutinosa chromosome 9, dhAlnGlut1.1, whole genome shotgun sequence genomic window:
- the LOC133877245 gene encoding uncharacterized protein LOC133877245 isoform X2, which produces MIDVFVVLMDQRPPHYAYRAPSPPVPPMTTPTVSTALYSAAWPHHPDGPYRPLLPGTVAVPTSDHGQSSTAGPCSSPLSELPTLSQIGFTQPGNAYRWWLREGMGSQGYAPYFPYTYSGPMTCNPDSETQDVGFPLSQTGEMQMPAMGLGQIPAQAAMPGQILGPRQMPASGASQGPGPRQMPASGASQGPGPRRMPASGASQGPRHVESQMPLSGESQMPLSGESQMPLSGESQMPDVGGSQSTHEEDVAMLGTDQLAPGSPQDMDSDDDQQNPQAGGVGEEVAGDPATQHIRIEQIRLMGYNPDGTIYYEVIDDPARNWVLPRGKKVVLQYNAAIQPVGRACNRFRRAEGKMIRSGSYIHMRDEWAKVNRQIKQAMWDALMEEFYVPVSVDARRAQQEALCDIGRKHRSWKSRFKTKLRIRDGDTPEIIRARMPDNFFGNYDAEDVEFLLRDWCREQKIATSERMKRLREQNDLPHCTGSKSYARFNHEETCTSGTPPTRAASFVKTHTRKDGTHVNERTRVLCERMTQSLSSDPAATQSVSADTVRWAPNDAYEQAVGRPEYAGRVRQVGPNVTPVRGTCFSYRPRSQGGPSQGTSRDWAENTRKMEEMQAELQAERARNDLLEQRLRQVEVFMSSIGASAPCLGTPSPAHVGSTSSVSSASAGNSTTVGTLSPVGRRLTQHSIVATPSPATPFLAQQSPVGDNTPGTVPPHSQGRPSDL; this is translated from the exons atgattgatgtatttgtt gtattgatggaccagagaccccctcattatgcgtatcgggcacctagcccacccgtgccccccatgaccacgcccactgtttcgacggcattgtattctgcagcgtggccacaccacccagacgggccttatagaccattgttgccgggtacggtggccgtgcccacgtcagatcacggacagagcagcacagctggaccttgcagctctccattgtcggagctgccgacattatctcagatagggttcacccaaccgggtaacgcatATCGATGGTGGCTGCGAGAAgggatggggtcacagggttatgcgccgtactttccgtatacgtatagtggacctatgacgtgtaaccctgatagtgagacgcaagATGTaggatttccactgtcacagaccggggagatgcagatgccggctatggggttgggacagataccggcacaggcggcgatgcctggccagattttggggccgagacagatgccagcatcgggggcgagtcagggcccgggcccgagacagatgccagcatcgggggcgagtcagggcccggggccgagacggatgccagcatcgggggcgagtcagggcccgaggcatgtagagagccagatgcctttatctggtgagagccagatgccactttccggtgagagtcagatgccactttccggtgagagtcagatgccagatgtgggggggagccagagtacccatgaggaggacgttgcgatgttgggtaccgatcagttggcccccggtagtccccaggatatggattcagatgatgatcagcagaatccacaagccggaggggttggggaggaggttgcgggcgacccagcgacccagcacatacggattgagcagattcggttgatgg ggtacaacccagacgggaccatttattatgaggtgattgacgacccagcgagaaactgggtcctcccgaggggtaagaaggttgtattgcagtacaatgctgctatacaacctgtaggacgggcctgcaatcgatttcggcgggctgagggcaagatgatcaggagtgggtcctacatacacatgcgggacgaatgggcgaaggtaaataggcagattaagcaggcaatgtgggacgcgctgatg gaggagttctatgtacctgtatcagtagacgcgcgcagggcacaacaggaggctttatgtgatattggccgtaagcaccgctcgtggaagtcgaggttcaaaaccaaactacgtattagagacggtgacacgcccgagattatccgtgcgagaatgccggacaatttttttggcaactatgacgcagaagatgtagagttcctgctgagagattggtgccgtgagcaaaaaatc gcaacctctgaacggatgaagaggctgcgtgagcagaatgaccttcctcattgtacgggatctaaaagttatgccagatttaatcacgaggag acatgtacatctggcacgccccccactcgcgccgcgtcgttcgtgaagacccacacaaggaaggacggcactcacgtgaacgaacgtacacgggtcctatgc gagaggatgacgcagagtttatccagtgatccagccgccacgcaaagcgtctccgcagacacggtgcgttgggcaccgaacgacgcttacgaacaggcggttgggaggcctgagtatgcagggagggttcggcaggttgggccgaacgtcacacctgttcgggggacatgtttctcatataggcctcggtcacaagggggaccatctcagggcacgtctcgggattgggccgaaaacactcggaagatggaagagatgcaagcggagctacaggctgagcgagcgaggaatgacctgttggagcagcgcctgcgacaggttgaggtcttcatgtcctccataggagcatcagcaccatgtcttggtacgccttcacctgcacacgtaggtagtacgtcgtctgttagtagtgcatctgcag gtaattcgacaacggttggtacgttgtcgcctgttggacgacggctgacccagcattccattgtcgctacaccttcgcccgctacaccattccttgctcagcaatcgccggttggcgataacacgcctgggacggtacctcctcattcgcagggacgcccttcagatttgtag
- the LOC133877245 gene encoding uncharacterized protein LOC133877245 isoform X1, with amino-acid sequence MAESRNVRLGLTADGFNPFGNMSTSHSTWPVMLVPYNLPPWMCMKQSSFILSLVIPGPSSPGMDIDVYLQPLIDELLELWNVGVRTFDASKKENFIMRSQLMWTINDLPAYADLSGWPNRGAKACPCCMQSTRSIRLKNGCKFCYMGHRRYLPPEHLWRLNRRTFDGTEEFASAPIVPCGYEVLQQLDGVAFGDETAGKKKKRKKRKKGAGSSDVIWKKKSIFFRLPYWKDNLLRHNLDVMHIEKNVMDNILGTILDIKGKTKDNLAARLDLQEMGLRPKLHPFTAANGKTYIPAACHTMSREDKENFLKVLRNVRVPDGYASNISRCVRLKDRTISGLKSHDSHILMQQLLPIALRKSLPDKVVRPLVEISAFFRGICSTKLSQEDMDRLQGDVCITLCKLEQIFPPGFFTSMVHLVVHLVRECRLGGPVQYRWMYPAERSLGNFKNNVRNKAAPEGCIAEGYIATELVTFCSRYLNNAPTFHNRPQRNPDGSKGAGTRVTMNRLIMHQIHRYIVFNSEEFHNLRTMHKDALRRSCTRGRITEALIEAQHHEQFCEWYRAYVDGLDDQRREELGHKLVMRCRGLKETAVKYNRYVVNGKLFRTLAHDVGRRTQNSGVCVPTVEGETYYGQLTDIFEVEYYDRTTYVLFKCNWADPTMDRGFTIDEYGLVFVNFNHLVHRGEQIQDEPYVLTSQVDQVFYVEDGRNPNWVCAVRTKPRNVYDVGQGDGSNEDGTTYHECVPLVLATADLPDTNDEFEYDRPDVDPIEAPVIQ; translated from the exons atggcagagagtagaaacgtccggcttggtttgacagcagatggatttaatccatttgggaacatgagcacatctcacagcacatggcccgtaatgcttgtgccgtacaatttgccaccttggatgtgcatgaaacagtcgtccttcatcctttccttggttatccctggaccgagctcaccaggtatggatattgatgtttaccttcagccattgattgatgagttgctggaactgtggaatgtaggggtacgaacattcgatgcttcaaagaaggaaaattttattatgcgatctcagttgatgtggacgataaacgacttgccagcgtatgcagatttatcaggttggcctaacaggggtgcgaaggcatgtccttgctgtatgcaatcgacgcgttctatacgcttaaagaacgggtgcaaattttgctatatggggcacaggagatatctgccgcctgaacatctgtggcggcttaacaggaggacatttgacggtaccGAAGAATTTGCCAGCgcaccgattgtgccatgcggatacgaggttctccaacagttggacggagttgcgtttggagatgagaccgcgggtaagaagaagaaacggaagaagcggaagaagggtgcagggagttccgatgttatatggaagaagaaaagtatatttttcagattgccgtattggaaagacaatttgcttcggcacaatcttgatgttatgcacatagagaaaaatgtcatggacaatatacttggcactattttggatataaaagggaaaacgaaggacaacttggcagctcggctggacttgcaggaaatggggttgagacctaagttgcatccgttcacggccgccaacggtaaaacgtatattcccgctgcctgtcacacaatgtctagagaggacaaagaaaattttctgaaggttcttcgaaatgttagggtcccggacggatacgcttcgaacatttcacgatgtgttcggctcaaggaccgtacaatttctggcttgaagagccatgatagccacatactgatgcaacagcttcttccaattgcactgcgtaagtcattgcctgataaagtggttagacctcttgtggagatttctgcattttttagaggcatatgctcaacaaagctatcacaagaagatatggaccgactgcagggtgacgtctgtatcactttgtgcaagctagaacagatattccctccagggttttttaccagcatggtccacttggttgtgcatcttgtgcgcgagtgtagactaggcggacccgtgcagtatagatggatgtacccggcagagag gagtctggggaatttcaaaaataatgtgcgcaataaagcagctcctgaggggtgcattgcggaggggtacatagcgaccgagctggtaacgttctgttcaaggtatctgaataacgcaccaacattccacaacagacctcagaggaatcctgatggatccaagggagcgggcacgcgtgttaccatgaaccggttgataatgcaccagattcatcgttatattgtgttcaactctgaagagtttcacaatttgcggac gatgcacaaagacgcgcttaggcgatcatgcactaggggtcgcattacggaggctcttattgaagcacaacatcatgagcagttctgcgaatggtaccgtgcatat gtcgatggcctggacgatcaacgtagggaggaattgggccacaagttggttatgcgttgtagagggctaaaggagacagcggtgaagtacaacaggtacgtggtaaatggaaaattatttcgcacgcttgctcatgatgtgggaaggaggactcagaatagcggcgtctgtgttcctaccgttgaaggcgaaacgtactacggacagttaaccgatatatttgaggtcgagtactatgacaggactacgtacgtcttatttaagtgcaattgggcagaccccacaatggacagaggattcacaatagacgagtatggcctagtgtttgtcaacttcaatcacctcgtccacaggggagaacagattcaggacgagccgtacgtgcttacatctcaggtggatcaagtattctacgtagaagatggaaggaacccaaattgggtttgtgcggttaggaccaaaccgcgcaacgtgtacgacgttggacagggggatgggagtaatgaggatggtacaacctaccatgagtgcgtaccgctcgtactagccactgctgACCTACCAGATACGAATgacgaattcgagtacgacaggcccgacgtAGATcctattgaagctcccgtgatacaatga